The genomic stretch ggttgggaatgatgagttgtgtttcctttttatctgttcgttttattccttttttccttttttttttcttcttttcttatagtaaataccctgtgtataaatgattgcaaatggaatgtgaaaattgaaaattgaataaaatataaaagtaaaaaaaaaaaaaaaaaaaaaaaaaaaaaaaaaaaaaagaaggtcgATTTAAGTTAAGAGTTTAACTtaaggtttagggtaaggtttagggttagcgttacgtttagggttaggtttacagcgcgcttgttgccgcactgttgtcggcgcgaatcagcactcattcgtcggcgcggtttagaacttgcggttttgtaaccgcggtttagtcggtcgtggttttgtcggtcgcccttttgtcagtgaaccattcTTATGCAAATCATCATTAAAAATTGTCAATATTTAAGAGAAAGCCTACTTATTTCATCATATTAAGAAAAATGTGACACACAAATCAAGTAACTAAAATGCAGAAAAGGACTAATTTCCTGGTCAATTCCATACAGTAAGTTGCAGCCTGGAAAGCAGATCTTACTGGAAAGATTGCAATTTTCTTTCAGTTAGGTAATGTCTAATTAAGCACTTTAACACAGAAGAATTTGAGGCTAAAAACATTATCAGAATGGCTtggaatattttcaaaaatacttCCATTTACCTGAAGTTCTATTGGGAGAAACAGAACTACGGGCTTTTCTTGTACGATTAGACTGCTGTGGTGTTGGTGACCTACGGGGTTTGGGGGGAGGACTTGGAGGTGGGGATGGTCGGTGTCTTCGtcttggggggcttgcagaagGAGAAAGCCTTCTTGTTTTCCGAGGAGGGCTGGAGACCACTCTCTTAGGCGGTTTCTTTGGTGGTGATCGAGAACGTGAAGACGATGAGGATGAACTACTTCCTGATAATGATGCTGATGATCTTCTCCTCCTAAAACGTTAAATTTGATATTAAATATGCCCTAAACTTAGTCTGAAGATTAATCTGCCTTGCAGTTTCACATAGATTTTACTAACTCCTAATATGATACTTCCAATAACAGAATGTTCATTTTCTACATTATGCAGAACTATTGATTGCATCAACCTTATAGGTTAAATACCATTTAGTAATGGTGAATATTTCTGGATTGAGAATGGGATAGTCAAGAACATTTAACATATTACACAATGTTTTTATTCTTGGTCAAAATAACTCAAAATAAGGGAACTGAAAAATAGCTGATGTTTTCCTTTTCTAAACATGAAACATCCAGACCAACACATATAGTCAGCAACTAAACTGAATTCATCACGTTACATTTAAAGCAGGGCCTACAGAATTCTGACTACAATTGTGGTCAGTTCTGTTGCTCTCATCTAGTTGATGACTCCACCTTTGATTGTAGAATTCCCaagaacagagggagggggggagaacctCCCTTGAGCAATATTCATTAGAAATAAAGCCATATGACTAAGAATCTGTATGTCTTATAATCCTACTAAGCAAATTCAACTGCTGTTTTGTCTGTCTCATCTTTACAAATGTCAGTATCATCAACAGTAGAAAATGGGCAGATAAGAAGTCAGAGAAGGGGTTTTAAACAACATTGCAAACAATCCTGGTGTTCTTGAAAGCCCTCATGCCAAAAGCATAGTCACAAATATATTTCCAACTAAACTGATATATCATTCTAAAATGTGACcaataaagaaaaaacaaggtcTTAATTTGTAAGATGACAAATTTTTCAATATAGGTGatataaaaatttaataataaataagaagTAGAATAAAATTTCATAGTCTTGTTTCCCTAACAGAATTGTGTTGCAAAACAGACTTATTCCTATCAGGATTTTAAGCATAATTAAACTCATGTTTTCAAGTCAACCTGAAatgtattttctactattttctcCCTGAAACCCAGAGAGTTGTGGGTAGCATAAGGAGCAACAAAATGTAGCATAGCTTCCtcctactgttctgacctaggcttcctaagagcatgaagcaaactccttgtcctgacaaaaaacccttttattaatttactgtgaattcttctcattcaaatCAAGCAGTCTTTCAAgcgaggatttacaatcacagaccttatgtgGCTGCAAacgccactcccctttcgctcctcttttatttcctctgggaggagccattcattgtccacctgtggccttattcccaagtcgacccctgttctttagctgttcccttcgtctggcaactctgtgcatgcacacactgggaacaggctccagctgttcatctgcctcactgatgtctacctctgaaggcagctgataactggcataggccctggccccctctctgccttcaacacagagccctccccaggctctaggactggcccatgttcccccacaaatctgctgccagctctgctggtgggccacaacacctacttGGAGTTTTCTGAAGTACAATTGCTGGAACTGGAGCTAAGACCTAATAAAGATCAGGATTGGACAGTCCCAAAAAGTTTCAGTGCTAGTGACTGTTGCCTCTAAATTCTTACCGCCTCACAGGAGATCTGCTTCTTCTATGCCTAGGTGGAGGTGGAATACGTCTTGGTGGGGTTCTTCTCCGAGGAGATGGGCGCCTCCTTGGGCTAGGCCGCCTCCTTGGTGAATAAGACCTAATCGTACAAATgataaaaaaatcagatactgaaCCCATTATAGAACTCAATGTTTACAAAGCTTCCaagggaaggaagagcaatagcacctGCCTACATGCCAAAACTACAAACTAGTCTACATGTTTACTTGTGTAGCAGAGAAAGGGAACTGCTTTATGATAATATGCATCAAGAAAGGCAGGTATAAGGCTAGTATAAGTATGAAGATACATTACAAAAAAACCAAAGAGGATCATTTGAGAATGGATAAACGGAAGCATTAAGGCTTCATATATTTAATATTCTAATAATGATATTCTATCATTATTAACAAGGTAACACACACAATGGTTAATAAGGTTAGATATAAGGTGAGCTATTTTCAGAAAGAATTTGAACTATCTAACCTAGATCGTGATCTATGACGTCTTCTTGGTCTTGAATGAGATGGGGAACGTGAGCGAGACTTTGATCTTGACCTAGATCGAGATGGAGATCTTGGACgagctttctctttttctttttccctttcttttttggaAACTCTTTCTGGAGATATTTCCTTAGTATCTGGCATAGGGTCAATTTTAGGGACTTTCAAGATATCACTGTTAAAATAAATTACGAAGTCAAGACTATATTAGCAGAAGGTTATATGTTATATAACCGGATATTTAGCAACCAGTATTTCAGAAGCCCTAAGGATAAAAAATAAGCAGTGCACataacatttaatttcattgattTATCATAATCAACATTGCAAAACCAGGAGGAAAAGAATTAATCATCTGTGGTGTTACCTGGTAGATGTGGCCTCCTGGATCAATGtttcttttactttcatggaaggTTCTGGTTCAGgtgtctcttctttttttactgGTGGTGGTGTAACACTGCGACTTTTGGCTGTGTGGTGGGGTGATCGAGAATGGCTATGTTTCCTCTCTTTCCTAACAGGAGATGAACGTCTTCTAGGGGAAGGAGATCTTGATTTGCGTCTAGACAAATGTAAATTTAGCTTAGGATAGatctaaaaaaaatctcattctaACATGCATTTTGATTAAGAACCTTTATCACACGGACATCCCTAACCTTCTATTTTGACTGCTGACTGAAAAGGTAAAATTACTGCATTCAGTAATCTTCTGGAGACATTTAGTTTGTAAACTGTAAGGACTGTAAATGTGCTGGGCTGATGCCATGTAGGCTGCCCTTTCCTTCCTATCTGCCTGTGTGGAGTACTGTACCTGGGGAAGCCTGAAAGTACTTGGGATGAAGGCCCTTAAAGTTCATCAAAGGGTTGGAGCTCGGCCTTATCAGAAGCCCCAGTACAGAAGTTCGTGTTCAATATGCCTAGTTAGTGTAAAGGAACTGAGTGGCTGGATGCAATATATATGGGCAAACCCTTAATTCTTTCATGTCTTCAGCTAAATACCTGCagcaagcaaagcaaagcaaaaatgcACTTCAACCACCACATTTAGACAGCAAGCGTAAGATGGCACATTCGTTAAAAAACATTTTGGTGCATAATTGCTCAACCAACATATTCAAAACATTCTCAGAGTCAATATGCAAATAAATATCACCTTCTGGGACTCCGAGAGCGGTCCCGCTTTTCTCTGTTCTCTTTATCTTCTTTGTCTCGCTTATCCTTGTCTTCATCTTGTTTCTTCATTGAAGCCAATTTTTCCTGTTCAATCTGAAACAGCAAATACCAacattttcttaattaaaaagcaCACAAAAAGCTGAATGCTACTCTATTTACATTACTGACAGTGCTAGGGGTGTGTATGTTTTCTTTGTTGAAATTAAAAGTTTTTAGTGTTATAATCCCAGCAGGAACATAATAAATACATGAACATATAAAGAAGTGCTATTGATTTTCTGTCAGAAAATTGGTGGGAATAACTAAAATTGACAGGAAAAGATAAAATCTCTGGGTGGCAAACAACACAAAGAGAGTGCATACTATAGTAAATTAGAAGTAAATAACAGAGCATTTTGTTGTACTCTTAACATCTTATTAGAGCCTCTAAATCTTTAACGACAAATAATAGAATGAAATTTGCCCTTTCTGATACATTTTATTTGGTGAATttgtaatgtttaattaaaaaaaagattgtccTACAAATGAGATAGTTAAGTACCTTGGCTTCAAAACCTCACGACTAAAAACTATGCAAAACCAAATTCCATTCTTCACAGCAAAAATGAACACTGTTCGGCTAGCAATCAGACCatctttttgtagattttatgcatataataaaaactaattatTCATGTCTTCAAATGTTTCTAGCGctcacatctttaaaaaaaactttctagcAGTCAAGTGTTTAGTAACCAAAAAAATCTAAGATACTGCAGCTCAATAATTAGTGTCTATCCACTTTGGTCTGTTATATTTTTTCCAAAGTATTACAGATTTTCAGATCATATActaatttttcaaatattttctccagagctattctattctatcaatcATTCTTTGGCCTTAGATTAAACCCATACCCCACCCTTAACATAATCCCACCtgtctttgttttatttcttctttcttcagcTCCAAAAAAGCAGATGGAATACCAGCAATGTTTTCTTGAGCACTTAACAGCAGCGGCCATAGTTCTCCCATGAATTCTCGCGCGTTTTTCCCATTCAAAAATCCAGTCAAGTTGATTTGCATCATTTTGGAATCAGGATTCTGTAAAGAGATATGACAGGAAGAAATACAGGTTATTTGAAAAACCAAACCCAGTCAAGTTATTCTTTATTTTGATTTAATCTTCTACCATGGACAAGAGCATATTACTCATTTtattagttttttgttttttaaaaaaacaaaactttgctTAAAAGTTGTTCAGTAGCTGTCCTAACAAATAACCAACATTCTCTTGCCTTACCATTACAGTCAGAGTGGCCTGTTAATCCTTTGTGGATTTCATAAGAAGGTATGATCTGTACAGCCACTGAAACATAGGGCCATTAATTTGCCGTAGCAGCATCATAATAGATGGTGTATGATTCTTCTAATTAACTTTCTAAACATTTTCCCCCAGCATTCTTTGGTACCAATCCTTGAAAAATTCTTTTAAGTTATCTGTACAATGGACAGAAGCTGTACACGGAACATTACAGAATCATCATCTACAATATCACTGAAATCCTGCTaagaaaactgaaaaagaatTTATGCATGCATTTTCTGACTTCCATCAGTAAACTGAACTAAACCTCCACTAACTATTTAATGGAATGAAAGCTGCCATCATTTTCTTAACAACAATTATGTGATGGTCACAAAGGATTAAGAGGTCAAGTGTGGTTCACAGTACAAGTGGGCAATTTAGTTCTAAAGTTGCTGGTCAAAGCAACAAGATCCATGTAACAAGCACAGCTCAACAGCACAAAGCAAGTACAGATTCcaggtgtcttctttttcttcttggaaCTTTGGGGGGGTTTGGAATCGCCAAGTCCCCTGTAGAGAAAGATGTTCCCTTGGCTTGCTTCCGACTCCCTACTGCAACTCAATCACCTTGAGTTTAATGTTATACCATTTATCTAAATTGCAAAAGACGAACAAGCAATAATGAGTACACAaccacagaaagaaaaaaaagtttttttaaagttctaaaCTTCAAATCATGCTTTCTATAAAGGGGAATTAAAACTGCGCACGTTTTTTTATTAATGCATATTAGTAAACTACTTCCTGCCACAATTTCATACTTCATCTGGTTCCCCTAAACCAGCTCCCCCAACATAATTTCTATTAAAGTACATTAAGGGATTATAAATATGGATACTTAAAATAAAAACCTACATTCAAATTACAGCAtgtcttttttaaaggaaaacatcAATACCTTTCTCAGTTGAAATTTCAACTGTTCAGTCAAATCAAAGATGAATTCTTTGGAAGAAAGATTGAGCatagaaaatattagaataagAACATTTTGCCAATGGTTCAGAGAAACACTCTTTACTATCTCTTGGAATGCAGCGGCAGACTGTGCAAAATAAAAGACTGTTTATCATGAACGCAAGTTCATTTACGCAGTTCATGTTGTATAGTATGTCTCGCTATCAATTAGCTGTTTTCCAGTGGTGCAGTCCAGCTCCGCTGATATCAGAGGGGTGCCATGCCACTGATTTCAGTGAAAAACAGCTTGAACCTTTAAGCTTTCTAAATTAAACTGAAGTGTACTTTTATAATCAGATATTAAGCCCACCATCCCAACTGAACATAGTTCTAAACAGAGTAGGTCTCCACTGAACGCCTCTTACCAATTTAGAACTGCACTTCATTCTTTATTATTTAATGTGATTtaattcaaaacaatttaaaGAGCAGTGTAAAGGTTTGCCCAATTTCTTTCTGTTGGATGCTTTCTGTCTTTGGTTCGGCCACTTTACACAACTCACCTCCAAACACACACTGCATCATCAAGGGAGTTGGTCAGAGCGACATTGGACACTCACTCTGCTGTGACCTAATAAGGTGATGGTGCTATACTTCAGACGCAAGGAATAACTTCCATTTTGGTTCAGGCCTTTTAAATCATAAATCACATCATCATTAGAAAATTGCTGTCAAAGTAGCTTAACATGTAACAGCAAAATCAACACAGTAAGTCTGATTTTTCACCTGAGCAGTTTTGCATACTATGCACCTTCACTAAAACTGTCAACAAATGTTTTACAAAGTGAATTATTCACAATATGCATTGCAACAAAATCCCTCCTAAtttcaactgtttttttttcacagaaaATTTTCAGTTTACACAGAACAATTATGCAATACAATTACGTATACGGAAAAACAACCATAGCAAAATTATTACCTTCACTTCCAGCTGATTGAATATAAATTCAATTACTACATCATCTTCAAATCCAAGGATTTCTGTTACTCTCTTTGTTATCCATGGCTTGATTACTTCCAGGTTTACCTTGCTCATGTCAACCTACAGAATGAGATAAATAATGTTAAGATATATACAGATATGTCCAGTGTATATCCACAAATCAATGTGGTTTGTGAGCCTTCTTAGTAGCTTTCTTACAGATTACTGGAAgccattttattaaaatgtatctTTTAATGTCATCTAACTATCTGTAGTGATCATTAGAATTTTCCTAAACAGAAACAATTCTTCCAAAGATAAACTGCAACGTTCTGCCTAGGGAATCTACATACTGCCCATGGACATCACTGTAATGCAATTCCTTCCTTtcaagtttcaaaaaaaaagttttactcTTTTTGTTCTAAAATGAGATGCTGTTATTCAGATAGTGGGATATTAAAATTCCATGTTCTGATTTGGCCcccagccattttttttttctttgctcatCACCAGTTCATACAAGAAATAGGTATTTTGTTTGGGAGAGAACTTCTGCTCTATTCTTAGCTTCTTGGTAGTAACATGTCTCTAAGGTACATCAATTTGATTTCTGTTATAGGGAATTTGAATTAGAGTAGattcaaaatagaaaaatgttcCAAAGGAAAAGCATGTATACACTGCAACCTGAACCCTAATTTGTCTTCTATATGTAGCTGTTCTGTTACATCGTGactctcaaaattccaaataacTATTGACTTGAACAGCAGCAGCTAAAAGCTCACCTCAAAgttaaatgtttattaaaaataaaataaattcattaaatatgacAAAAACATACTTTCTTTTCAAGGCATTCTGCAAATTTCAGTTGCTTTAGCAGCTTCTTCTGTTTGTTGCTGAAGCGATTATCCTGTTCTGCACTTGTACCCTgtaagaataaaataattcaattacatatagtcctcaacgtagtgactattcaaagttacaagggcactgaaaaaagtgacttatgaccatttttcacattaagACAGTTGCAGCACCCCTATGGTcaagtgattaaaattcaggtgcttgacaactaACATGCATTTATGAAATTGCACTTTCCAGGAATGATatgatcactatttgcaaccttcccagctggcctaTGACAAACAAACTCAatagaggaagccagattcatcttAACAACCACTAATCTTTGGAAAACACTCTGCATAAACCTTCTGGCTTGTCAACTATAAGCTGTGTCTTGAAAAAATCAGATCATACAAACACCCAGTAATCAAAAGTTTGAATTAGTGTATCTTACAAataagtatgcatgcacacaaacacgcacgcacatacacacacagaattGATTGTTCACTTGTAGTGTCATTACCTTAATTTATTTACTGTACTCATAACTAAAACAATCAAAAGATTAAAGTacaattgtggttttttttgtcgTGTCTTCAAGCCAATTTTGGCCTCTGGGTGACTGCCTAACAagtcactgcagttttcttggcaagattttggaagtgatttgccattgcctctttcctaggctgagagtgagtgagtgctACGAAATCACCCAGGTTCatgcctcaggcaggactagaattcagtttccagtctgatgtcttaaccactacatcaaactatgATGTAGCGGTTAAGACATCAGATGTTTGATTTACACCAGAATATTAAAATGTGAAGACAAAAACAATTCCATTGAAGATTTACACGttattaaaatggagaaacaatactTAAAAAGAATTAGATGTTCAATGTTCTATTAAACTGAGATTTACTTTCAAAAATTTGCAAACtaagaaaaatacatttgtgCATATGAATGAGGGGTCAACACTCTTGCCATTTCACAGGCCAACTGCCACTTACATAACATGAAGTATACAATTATATAACCCATTGTGGTCAAATCTGACTAGTGGCTTGCTTGATATCCAACCCCAATATACACAGAAGGCTGCTAATTTTTAGTATGCATGCCACAAAGTATCAATGCCTGTAAAAGACAATTTGTAATCCCAGCATTTGGGGATTATTTTTGTCTGTGAGATTACTGTCCTAGAAAGCAAGCAGTTCACTTTAGTACTACAGTATGCCAGTTTCAGTCATAAACTAGCAATACCCCAAACTAATTATCATCTactcaaaaccatttttctcataGTGGCTCAAGGCAATCTGTgcagcaatagcagtaagacttatatatcgcttaatagtgctttacagcctgctCTAAAtggtttagagtcagcctcttgcccccaacaatctgggtcctcattttacccacctcggaaggatggaaggctgaggcaaccttgagccagtgagattcaaactgccaaattgcaggcagcccgcagtcagcagaagttgcctgcagtactgcactctaaccactgcagttCATATAGGCATGCTTCCTAACTTTATGTCTACAAAACCAACTAAAGGGAAGGTAGAATTAATTTGAGTGTTATGTCTAACCTAAAGTTTACTCACAGATGTTATCAGTCCAAATTCAGTAATATTAACTGTTGCAGTACAGCTTTGTCTATTTAGTAAGTGGGTTTACATCAGCTTTCTCCAAACCAAAACATTCTAAAACATTTTTGAGGACATTTTGCCAGAGAAAAGCTGATCAAGCCCAACATGCTTGCATTTTGTTTAGAGGATTTTCGCTGAACTGGTACCTCTCACTTTGATTTTAGGACTGTAAAATTTGGGACCCTGAACCAAGTTTATGTTTCTCTTCCCCGACAAAGTTAGCAGCGCTTACAAAAGAAAACTAGCTACATTTTAAGTTTTCGCTATAAACAAGCTGACTTTAAGATCACTTGCTTTCGAATTGGAAAATTCGCAGATTCTGTAACACTATTTTCCCCACCAAAGAAAT from Thamnophis elegans isolate rThaEle1 chromosome 12, rThaEle1.pri, whole genome shotgun sequence encodes the following:
- the SRRM1 gene encoding serine/arginine repetitive matrix protein 1 isoform X2, with translation MDAGFFRGTSAEQDNRFSNKQKKLLKQLKFAECLEKKVDMSKVNLEVIKPWITKRVTEILGFEDDVVIEFIFNQLEVKNPDSKMMQINLTGFLNGKNAREFMGELWPLLLSAQENIAGIPSAFLELKKEEIKQRQIEQEKLASMKKQDEDKDKRDKEDKENREKRDRSRSPRRRKSRSPSPRRRSSPVRKERKHSHSRSPHHTAKSRSVTPPPVKKEETPEPEPSMKVKETLIQEATSTSDILKVPKIDPMPDTKEISPERVSKKEREKEKEKARPRSPSRSRSRSKSRSRSPSHSRPRRRHRSRSRSYSPRRRPSPRRRPSPRRRTPPRRIPPPPRHRRSRSPVRRRRRSSASLSGSSSSSSSSRSRSPPKKPPKRVVSSPPRKTRRLSPSASPPRRRHRPSPPPSPPPKPRRSPTPQQSNRTRKARSSVSPNRTSAPKHKNIEKRESPSPAPKTRKVELSESEEDKGGKMAAADSVQQRRQYRRQNQQSSSDSGSSSSSEEERPKKSNVKNGEVGRRRRHSHSRSPSPSPRKWQKESSPRRRRRSPSPPAARRRRSPSPAPPPRRRRSPSPPRRRSPSPPPRRHSPTPRRYSPPIQRRYSPSPPPKRRTASPPPKRRASPSPQPKLRVSRSPPPKQRSSPPAKRRSPSASSKHRKSSPPSRSNREPRSPLQNKRHSPSPQPRPSRTSASPPLLRRGPSSSPPRRQSPSPTSRPIRRVSRTPEPKKSKKASPPSPQSAGRGSSSRSASVSPEPPPKKHPAPPSPARSASPSAHWSPVAPAKKAKSPTPSPSPVRNSDQEGGGKKKKKKKDKKHKKDKKHKKHKKHKKEKAAVAAAMAAFTTPAEEDQEKNVEPKKK